Proteins encoded by one window of Haematobia irritans isolate KBUSLIRL chromosome 2, ASM5000362v1, whole genome shotgun sequence:
- the LOC142224484 gene encoding uncharacterized protein LOC142224484, with translation MKSIYAFACVLLTLTVANAATLSSSTYARYLCQTRDDGFRTIVPGSCSQYYECEDGIPLVKTCPKFFDANIGLCTDLDTGCVAREEIVRRLAATEAPPCTASIATTTACTATEPTTTKTECTGTTTIATTTTTTCTDETTTTCTTTESQTTSCTTTESQTTSCTTTESQTTSCTTTESQTTSCTTTESQTTSCTTTESQTTSCTTTESQTTSCTTTESQTTSCTTTESQTTSASSTEYQTSSPTSTESQTTSCTTTESQTSSPTSTESQTTSCTTTESQTTSCTTTESQTSSPTSTESQTTSCTTTESQTSSPTSTESQTTSCTTTESQTTSCTTTESQTTSASSTESQTTSCTTTEPQTTSCTTTESQTTSCTTTESQTSSPTSTESQTTSCTSTESQTTSCTTTESQTTSCTTTESQTTSCTTTESQTTSCITTESQTTSCTSTESQTTSCTTTESQTTSCTSTESQTTSCTTTESQTTSCTTTESQTTSCTTTESQTTSCTTTESQTTSCTSTESQTTSCTTTESQTTSCTTTESQTTSCTTTESQTTSCTSTESQTTSCTTTESQTTSCTTTESQTTSCTSTESQTTSCSSTTTACTGTTKTTPCPSSNSNLNGNGLGSSYLLQPPQTLQANIDMYMLYVCRDKPNNFLVASLKSCNQYYMCQNGVALPVSCGQLYFNALKGVCDLPHRSGCIQSAGYRKLY, from the exons atgaaatctatatatg ccTTTGCTTGTGTTTTATTGACCTTGACGGTTGCAAATGCTGCTACCTTGAGTAGTTCCACCTATGCCCGTTATTTGTGTCAAACACGTGATGATGGTTTTCGAACCATAGTACCTGGTAGCTGCTCACAGTACTACGAATGTGAAGATGGTATACCCTTGGTCAAGACATGTCCTAAATTTTTTGATGCGAATATTGGCTTATGTACCGATTTGGATACGGGTTGTGTGGCTAGAGAAGAAATTGTAAGGCGTTTAGCTGCTACTGAGGCACCGCCATGTACAGCGAGTATTGCCACAACTACGGCTTGTACTGCTACCGAGCCGACAACAACCAAAACTGAATGTACGGGGACCACAACAATAGCAACAACGACGACTACCACGTGCACTGATGAAACAACCACCACTTGCACTACAACAGAATCTCAAACTACCTCCTGCACTACAACAGAATCTCAAACTACCTCCTGCACTACAACAGAATCTCAAACTACTTCCTGCACTACAACAGAATCTCAAACTACCTCCTGTACTACAACGGAATCTCAAACTACCTCCTGCACTACAACAGAATCTCAAACTACCTCCTGCACTACAACAGAATCTCAAACTACCTCCTGCACTACAACAGAATCTCAAACTACCTCCTGCACTACAACAGAATCTCAAACTACCTCCGCCTCTTCAACAGAATATCAAACTAGCTCCCCCACTTCAACGGAATCTCAAACTACTTCCTGCACTACAACAGAATCTCAAACTAGCTCCCCCACTTCAACGGAATCTCAAACTACCTCCTGCACTACAACGGAATCTCAAACTACCTCCTGCACTACAACAGAATCTCAAACTAGCTCCCCCACTTCAACGGAATCTCAAACTACTTCCTGCACTACAACAGAATCTCAAACTAGCTCCCCCACTTCAACGGAATCTCAAACTACCTCCTGTACTACAACAGAATCTCAAACTACCTCCTGCACTACAACAGAATCTCAAACTACCTCCGCCTCTTCAACAGAATCTCAAACTACCTCCTGCACTACAACAGAACCGCAAACTACCTCCTGTACTACAACAGAATCTCAAACTACTTCCTGTACTACAACAGAATCTCAAACTAGCTCCCCCACTTCAACGGAATCTCAAACTACCTCCTGCACTTCAACGGAATCTCAAACTACCTCCTGTACTACAACAGAATCTCAAACTACCTCCTGCACTACAACAGAATCTCAAACTACCTCCTGTACTACAACAGAATCTCAAACTACCTCCTGTATTACAACGGAATCTCAAACTACCTCCTGCACTTCAACGGAATCTCAAACTACCTCCTGTACTACAACAGAATCTCAAACTACCTCCTGCACTTCAACGGAATCTCAAACTACCTCCTGTACTACAACCGAATCTCAAACTACCTCCTGCACTACAACAGAATCGCAAACTACCTCCTGTACTACAACAGAATCTCAAACTACCTCCTGCACTACAACAGAATCTCAAACTACCTCCTGCACTTCAACGGAATCTCAAACTACATCCTGTACTACAACAGAATCGCAAACTACCTCCTGTACTACAACAGAATCTCAAACTACCTCCTGCACTACAACGGAATCTCAAACTACCTCCTGCACTTCAACGGAATCTCAAACTACCTCCTGTACTACAACAGAATCTCAAACTACCTCCTGTACTACAACCGAATCTCAAACTACCTCCTGCACTTCAACGGAATCTCAAACTACATCCTGCTCTTCGACAACAACAGCTTGCACTGGTACAACTAAGACCACACCTTGTCCAAGttcaaactcaaatttaaacggCAATGGTCTAGGATCGTCCTATCTGCTTCAACCTCCACAGACATTACAAGCTAACATTGACATGTATATGCTCTATGTGTGCCGCGATAAACCAAATAATTTCTTGGTAGCTTCCCTGAAGAGTTGTAATCAGTACTACATGTGCCAGAATGGAGTTGCTCTACCCGTTAGCTGTGGCCAATTGTACTTCAATGCCTTGAAGGGAGTTTGTGATCTACCCCATAGATCAGGATGTATTCAATCGGCTGgctacagaaaactttattag